In Nicotiana tabacum cultivar K326 chromosome 17, ASM71507v2, whole genome shotgun sequence, one DNA window encodes the following:
- the LOC107775243 gene encoding RNA exonuclease 4-like, which translates to MDPSYESSDTLRNKCAACYRQFNKKEHLVEHMRISYHSVHEPMCGVCRKHCRSFESLREHLIGPLPKAECERIFKERGCDICLTILGSRSALRAHRDSCLSRPNNNGLLYRMANLGIQDDLRIDNSRGRIVSLACKMVGGGSDGSLDLCARVCLIDEHERILFHSYIKPNLPVTSYRYETTGIRPEYLRDAMPLRNVSRKIQEFLCNGEPIWQIRSKGGRSRILVGHGLDHDLKCLEMEYPAIKIRDTAKYPPLMKTSKLSNSLKYLTKAYLGYDIQTGVQDPYEDCVATMKLYKRMKSQFHKKENYPLSSDPQNKNNFATWRQNELERMSPEQLLDFSRSDYYCWCLDSQDI; encoded by the exons ATGGATCCTAGTTATGAGTCTTCCGATACTCTCAG GAACAAGTGTGCAGCGTGTTATCGACAGTTCAACAAAAAAGAGCATTTAGTGGAACACATGAGAATATCCTATCATTCAGTTCATGAGCCCATGTGTGGAGTTTGTAGAAAACACTGTCGCTCTTTTGAATCTTTGAGGGAGCACCTTATTG GGCCACTTCCAAAGGCAGAATGCGAAAGAATTTTCAAGGAGAGAGGATGTGATATTTGTTTGACAATTCTTGGTAGCCGAAGTGCTCTACGGGCTCACAGAGACTCATGTCTCTCACGTCCAAATAATAAT GGTTTGCTGTATCGCATGGCAAATTTGGGAATTCAAGATGACCTAAGAATTGATAACAGCAGAGGAAGAATAGTTTCCCTTGCTTGCAAAATGGTTGGTGGTGGCAGCGATGGATCTCTGGATCTATGTGCAAGAGTTTGTCTCATTGATGAACATGAGAGGATCCTCTTTCATTCATATATCAAACCAAACCTTCCTGTCACTAGTTATAG GTATGAAACAACGGGCATAAGACCAGAATATTTGAGGGATGCGATGCCATTAAGGAATGTGTCAAGAAAAATTCAAGAATTCCTTTGCAATGGGGAACCTATTTGGCAAATCCGTTCTAAAGGCGGAAGGTCTAGGATTCTTGTTGGCCATGGTTTGGATCATGATCTTAAATGTTTAGAAATGGAGTATCCAGCAATAAAGATCAG GGATACTGCAAAATACCCACCACTGATGAAAACAAGCAAGCTCAGCAACTCTCTCAAATACTTGACCAAAGCTTACCTAGG GTATGATATTCAAACTGGAGTACAAGATCCTTATGAAGACTGTGTTGCAACAATGAAGCTCTACAAGCGAATGAAATCACAATTTCACAAAAAAGAAAACTACCCTCTTTCTTCAGATccccaaaataaaaataattttgcaACGTGGAGGCAAAATGAGCTTGAGAGGATGAGTCCAGAGCAGCTGTTGGATTTCTCAAGGTCTGATTATTATTGTTGGTGCTTGGACTCACAAGATATATAA